In the genome of Bradyrhizobium arachidis, one region contains:
- a CDS encoding arylsulfatase has translation MRNDDIPKNSKRAELTSAGLKRRDLLLSGTSLVAASALSAVGLTSPAQAQQRPGAPAADGKRPNIVVIMGDDVGWFNIGAYHRGIMSGKTPNLDKLASEGMMFTDYYAEASCTAGRANFITGELPIRTGLTTVGQAGADVGIPVEAATLATALKAQGYATGQFGKNHLGDLNKYLPTVHGFDEFFGYLYHLDAMSDPYWYSFPANQDYYNKNGPRSLIHSYATDTDDPTEMPRWGKIGKQKIIDEGPLPPFPDMSNVPNMHDLPFLKAKYDMTTFDEVLVKSSSDFMDRAKRDGKPFFVWHNTTRMHVWTFLSKKYSAMQNSETNYGLEEAGMTQMDDSIGALLKHLDDIGETNNTIVIFTTDNGAEVFTWPDGGMTPFKNTKGTVGEGGFRVPCIIRWPGVIKPGTVENQIMSGLDWFPTLVAAAGNPNIGEQLLKGVKLGERTYKNHLDGYNQMDLLTGKGPSKRHEIFYFGGAQLGAVRIDNFKFQFYQQPWGWPGEKTTTDMPSMVNIRQDPFERTPFIRGESSNAGAFGYGNDFFAREFWRFVLVQEYVGKLALTAIEYPPMQDPASFNLESVKKKIEEMVKHREGQ, from the coding sequence ATGAGGAACGATGACATTCCTAAAAACTCCAAGAGAGCCGAGCTGACCAGCGCAGGATTGAAACGTCGCGATTTATTATTGAGCGGTACTTCACTCGTCGCCGCTTCCGCGCTTTCGGCTGTCGGGCTCACAAGCCCGGCCCAAGCGCAGCAGCGACCGGGAGCTCCCGCAGCTGACGGAAAGCGTCCAAACATCGTCGTCATAATGGGCGATGACGTTGGTTGGTTCAACATCGGCGCCTACCATCGCGGGATCATGTCGGGCAAGACGCCGAACCTCGACAAGCTGGCATCTGAAGGCATGATGTTCACCGATTATTACGCCGAAGCAAGTTGTACGGCAGGTCGGGCGAACTTCATCACCGGCGAGTTGCCGATCCGCACTGGATTGACGACCGTAGGCCAAGCAGGTGCCGATGTGGGGATCCCGGTTGAGGCTGCGACGCTCGCCACCGCCCTGAAGGCACAGGGCTATGCTACCGGGCAGTTCGGCAAGAACCACCTTGGCGACCTGAACAAATATCTCCCGACCGTGCACGGATTCGACGAGTTCTTTGGATATCTGTACCACCTCGATGCCATGTCCGATCCGTACTGGTACTCGTTCCCCGCCAACCAGGATTATTACAACAAGAACGGCCCGCGCAGCCTGATCCATAGCTATGCGACCGATACCGACGATCCGACTGAAATGCCGCGCTGGGGCAAAATCGGCAAGCAAAAGATCATCGATGAAGGTCCGTTGCCGCCGTTCCCGGATATGTCGAACGTGCCCAACATGCACGATTTGCCCTTCCTGAAGGCGAAGTATGACATGACGACATTCGACGAAGTGTTGGTTAAGTCTTCCAGTGACTTCATGGACAGAGCCAAGAGGGACGGCAAGCCGTTCTTCGTCTGGCACAATACCACGCGCATGCACGTCTGGACGTTCCTCTCGAAGAAGTACAGCGCGATGCAGAACAGCGAGACGAACTACGGACTCGAGGAAGCCGGTATGACGCAGATGGATGACAGCATTGGTGCCCTGCTGAAGCATCTCGACGACATCGGTGAGACTAACAACACGATCGTCATCTTTACGACGGACAACGGCGCGGAGGTGTTTACCTGGCCGGATGGCGGCATGACCCCGTTCAAGAACACCAAGGGCACCGTTGGCGAAGGTGGCTTCCGCGTGCCGTGCATCATCCGATGGCCGGGCGTGATCAAGCCGGGGACCGTCGAGAACCAAATTATGTCCGGGTTGGACTGGTTCCCCACTCTGGTCGCCGCGGCAGGCAATCCCAATATCGGCGAGCAACTGCTAAAGGGCGTGAAGCTCGGCGAGCGGACCTACAAGAACCATCTGGACGGCTACAATCAGATGGATCTGCTCACCGGAAAAGGCCCGTCCAAGCGTCATGAGATCTTCTACTTCGGTGGCGCGCAACTTGGTGCGGTCCGCATCGACAACTTCAAGTTCCAGTTCTATCAGCAGCCTTGGGGCTGGCCGGGCGAGAAAACCACCACCGACATGCCCTCGATGGTCAACATTCGTCAGGATCCGTTCGAGCGGACGCCGTTCATTCGCGGCGAGTCGTCAAACGCCGGGGCATTCGGCTATGGCAACGACTTTTTCGCGCGTGAGTTCTGGCGCTTCGTTCTGGTTCAGGAGTATGTCGGGAAGTTGGCTCTGACGGCAATCGAATATCCGCCTATGCAGGACCCGGCTTCATTCAATCTGGAATCGGTGAAAAAGAAAATCGAAGAGATGGTCAAGCACCGCGAAGGTCAGTAG